The following proteins are co-located in the Paracoccus saliphilus genome:
- a CDS encoding energy-coupling factor ABC transporter permease — protein sequence MHIEPGIVTGAKIALSHATAAAAAGYTLKLAWEALRERGLASLAGRAVLTTAAVFTFFEIMPHFPVGVSEVHFILGSTLFLLFGAAPAAIGLALGLLLQGMLFAPFDLPQYGMNITTLLVPLFALQALAARIIAPGTAYVDLRYGQALALSTAYQGGIVAWVAFWAIYGQGFAGGIHGIATFGAAYMLVVLIEPLVDLAVLAGAKSLRGLRGSSLVTPRLFA from the coding sequence ATGCATATCGAACCCGGAATCGTCACCGGCGCGAAAATCGCGCTGAGCCATGCCACTGCCGCGGCCGCAGCCGGTTATACGCTGAAACTGGCATGGGAGGCGCTGCGCGAACGCGGGCTTGCCTCGCTGGCCGGACGGGCCGTGCTGACGACTGCCGCCGTATTCACCTTCTTCGAGATCATGCCGCATTTCCCCGTCGGCGTCTCGGAGGTGCATTTCATCCTCGGCTCGACGCTGTTCCTGTTGTTCGGGGCGGCACCTGCCGCGATCGGGCTGGCATTGGGGCTGCTGTTGCAGGGGATGCTCTTCGCGCCCTTCGATCTGCCGCAATACGGGATGAACATCACCACTCTGCTGGTGCCGCTTTTCGCGCTTCAGGCGCTGGCGGCGAGGATCATCGCGCCGGGCACTGCCTATGTTGATCTGCGCTACGGGCAGGCCCTGGCGCTGTCCACCGCCTACCAGGGCGGGATCGTGGCATGGGTCGCGTTCTGGGCGATCTACGGCCAGGGGTTTGCCGGTGGAATCCACGGCATCGCCACATTCGGCGCGGCCTATATGCTGGTCGTGCTGATCGAGCCGCTGGTCGATCTGGCGGTGCTGGCCGGTGCGAAATCGCTGCGAGGCCTGCGCGGATCCAGCCTGGTGACGCCCCGGCTGTTCGCCTGA
- the cobM gene encoding precorrin-4 C(11)-methyltransferase: MTVHFIGAGPGAADLITLRGRDLIAACPVCLYAGSLIPEALLSHCPPGAQIVNTAPLSLDRIIDEIASAHAAGHDVARLHSGDLSVWSAMGEQLRRLRAKGIPFEVTPGVPSFAAAAAALQTELTLPGIAQSVVLTRTPGRASAMPSGETLAAFAATGATLAIHLSIHALSRSVAELIPHYGPGCPVAVIWRASWPDQRVIRSTLAQIEAEAEGIDRTALILVGPALAAEDFDDSRLYAADYDRRYRPTGPDPRFPE; encoded by the coding sequence ATGACCGTCCATTTCATCGGCGCCGGTCCCGGCGCGGCGGACCTGATCACCCTGCGCGGGCGCGACCTGATCGCGGCCTGCCCGGTCTGCCTCTATGCGGGCAGCCTGATCCCCGAGGCACTGCTGAGCCATTGCCCGCCCGGCGCGCAGATCGTGAATACCGCGCCGCTCAGCCTCGACCGGATCATCGACGAGATCGCCTCGGCCCATGCGGCAGGCCATGACGTGGCGCGGCTGCATTCGGGCGACCTGTCGGTCTGGTCGGCGATGGGCGAGCAGCTTCGACGCCTGCGGGCGAAGGGCATTCCCTTCGAGGTCACGCCCGGGGTGCCCTCTTTCGCAGCAGCAGCAGCCGCCTTGCAGACCGAGCTGACCTTGCCCGGCATCGCCCAATCCGTGGTGCTGACCCGCACGCCCGGCCGCGCCTCGGCCATGCCGTCGGGCGAGACGCTGGCCGCCTTCGCCGCCACCGGTGCCACGCTGGCCATTCACCTGTCGATCCATGCGCTGTCCCGCTCGGTGGCCGAACTGATCCCGCATTACGGCCCCGGTTGCCCGGTGGCCGTCATCTGGCGCGCAAGCTGGCCCGATCAGCGGGTGATCCGCTCGACCCTCGCACAGATCGAGGCCGAGGCTGAAGGCATCGACCGCACCGCGCTGATCCTTGTCGGCCCGGCACTGGCGGCCGAGGATTTCGACGACAGCCGCCTCTATGCCGCCGATTACGACCGTCGCTATCGCCCGACCGGCCCTGACCCGAGATTTCCCGAATGA
- a CDS encoding cobyrinate a,c-diamide synthase, with the protein MSNSPPPPGLLVSAPSSGTGKTVLMLGLLAALRTRGLDVQPFKSGPDYIDPAFHLAASGSASFNLDTWAMSPGQIAAHTSGREADLVLAEGSMGLFDGVAKPGETGIGSSAEIAGLMGWPVVLILDVSGQAQSAAAVAKGFATLRPDMPFAGVVLNRVASPRHEALIRKGMEEAGIAVLGALPRQGNIELPERHLGLVQAEETAGLEGILRHAGEFISAHCDLDAIIAAAATRNLPDTAPHRPVPPPGARIALARDAAFSFTYPHLLAEWRSQGATILPFSPLADEAPDESADACWLPGGYPELHAGRLADAGHFRDGLSRFARTRPVHGECGGYMALGAGLVDAEGRRHRMAGLLGLETSYQKRRMHLGYRLARLNTATLPGLGAEEALRGHEFHYATILSQPDAPLARVSDANGAKVPETGSYRAMEGGGQVSGTFFHLIARAQNA; encoded by the coding sequence ATGTCCAATAGCCCGCCCCCCCCGGGTCTGCTTGTCTCCGCCCCGTCCTCGGGCACGGGCAAGACGGTGCTGATGCTGGGGCTGTTGGCCGCGCTGCGCACGCGCGGCCTGGATGTGCAACCCTTCAAGAGCGGGCCCGACTATATCGACCCCGCCTTTCATCTTGCCGCTTCGGGAAGCGCTTCGTTCAACCTGGACACATGGGCCATGAGCCCGGGCCAGATCGCCGCACATACAAGCGGAAGAGAGGCGGACCTGGTGCTGGCCGAGGGCTCGATGGGCTTGTTCGACGGGGTGGCGAAACCCGGCGAAACCGGCATCGGCTCCAGTGCCGAGATTGCCGGTCTGATGGGCTGGCCGGTGGTCCTGATCCTCGATGTTTCTGGGCAGGCGCAATCGGCGGCGGCGGTGGCCAAGGGGTTCGCGACGTTGCGCCCCGACATGCCGTTCGCCGGGGTTGTGCTGAACCGGGTCGCCTCGCCCCGCCACGAAGCACTGATCCGGAAGGGCATGGAAGAGGCCGGCATCGCGGTGTTGGGCGCCCTGCCACGACAGGGAAATATCGAGCTTCCAGAGCGGCATCTGGGCCTCGTGCAGGCCGAGGAAACCGCCGGGCTGGAGGGTATCCTGCGCCATGCCGGGGAGTTCATCTCCGCCCATTGCGACCTGGACGCCATCATCGCCGCCGCCGCCACGCGGAACCTGCCGGACACGGCGCCGCATCGGCCGGTGCCACCGCCGGGCGCGCGGATCGCCCTGGCCCGGGACGCTGCCTTTTCCTTCACCTATCCGCATCTGCTTGCGGAATGGCGCAGCCAGGGTGCGACGATCCTGCCCTTCTCGCCCCTGGCCGACGAGGCCCCGGATGAAAGCGCCGATGCCTGCTGGCTGCCCGGCGGCTATCCGGAACTGCATGCGGGCCGTCTCGCCGATGCGGGGCATTTCCGTGACGGGCTTTCCCGCTTTGCCCGGACGCGCCCCGTGCATGGTGAATGCGGCGGCTACATGGCGCTGGGGGCCGGGTTGGTGGATGCGGAAGGGCGGCGGCACCGGATGGCGGGCTTGCTGGGGCTGGAGACCAGCTATCAGAAGCGCCGCATGCATCTGGGCTACCGGCTCGCGCGGCTCAACACCGCCACCCTGCCCGGCCTGGGCGCGGAGGAGGCGCTGCGCGGGCACGAGTTCCACTATGCCACGATCCTGTCGCAGCCCGACGCGCCGCTGGCCCGGGTCAGCGATGCAAATGGCGCCAAAGTGCCGGAAACCGGATCATACCGCGCCATGGAAGGCGGGGGGCAGGTGAGCGGAACGTTTTTCCACCTGATTGCACGGGCACAGAACGCTTGA
- the cobF gene encoding precorrin-6A synthase (deacetylating) codes for MIDLTLIGIGTGNPDHLTLQAIAAMQEADLILIPLKGAEKDDLAGLRRKICDRHVGPSTRIAEFALPRRDSADPDYLGAVSRWHDAIADAWHAEIRGHLPSLSGRVALLVWGDPSLYDSTLRIADRLARDLLLRRHVIPGITAIQGLCAAHAIPLNRIGAPVQVTTGRRLRDHGWPEGADTVVVMLDGQCSFQALPPEGLSIWWGAYIGMDEQILDQGPLAKAGPRIVDSRARARAAHGWIMDIYMLRREPA; via the coding sequence ATGATCGACCTCACCCTGATCGGCATCGGGACCGGCAATCCCGACCACCTGACATTGCAGGCCATTGCCGCGATGCAAGAGGCCGATCTGATCCTGATCCCGCTGAAAGGCGCCGAAAAGGACGACCTGGCCGGGCTGCGCCGGAAGATCTGCGACCGGCATGTCGGACCATCCACCCGGATCGCCGAATTCGCCCTGCCTCGCCGGGACAGTGCCGATCCCGATTATCTGGGCGCCGTGAGCCGCTGGCACGATGCCATCGCCGATGCCTGGCATGCCGAGATCCGCGGCCACCTGCCCAGCCTGTCCGGCCGGGTGGCGCTGCTGGTCTGGGGCGATCCCTCGCTTTACGACAGCACCCTGCGCATCGCCGACCGGCTGGCCCGCGACCTGCTGCTCCGCCGCCATGTCATTCCCGGCATCACCGCGATCCAGGGGCTCTGCGCCGCCCATGCGATACCCCTGAACCGTATCGGCGCGCCGGTCCAGGTCACCACCGGGCGCCGTCTGCGGGATCATGGCTGGCCCGAAGGAGCCGATACGGTGGTGGTGATGCTTGACGGCCAATGCTCGTTCCAGGCTCTGCCACCCGAAGGGCTGAGCATCTGGTGGGGCGCCTATATCGGCATGGACGAGCAGATCCTGGACCAAGGCCCGCTGGCCAAGGCCGGACCGCGCATCGTCGATAGCCGCGCCCGCGCCCGTGCCGCCCATGGCTGGATCATGGATATCTACATGCTGCGCCGCGAGCCCGCCTGA
- a CDS encoding cobalamin biosynthesis protein yields the protein MAGDAMKVAGFGCRPDTPAEALRDALTRTGAQDLAAIATIPARAVELTALAQALDLPLRLTEVRGVTTPTRSERVQALHETGSVAEAAALSACGSDARIIVTRVTSSCGRATAAIAESEETP from the coding sequence ATGGCAGGTGACGCGATGAAGGTGGCGGGATTCGGGTGCCGGCCGGATACGCCCGCCGAGGCGTTGCGCGATGCGCTGACCCGCACCGGGGCTCAGGATCTTGCGGCAATTGCCACCATCCCGGCACGCGCCGTCGAGCTGACGGCTTTGGCACAGGCACTGGACCTGCCATTGCGCCTGACCGAGGTGAGGGGCGTCACCACCCCCACGCGATCCGAGCGCGTCCAGGCCCTGCACGAGACCGGCTCGGTCGCCGAGGCCGCCGCCCTGTCGGCCTGCGGGTCTGACGCGCGGATCATTGTCACACGCGTCACCAGCAGTTGCGGCCGCGCCACCGCAGCCATCGCCGAAAGCGAGGAAACCCCATGA
- the cbiE gene encoding precorrin-6y C5,15-methyltransferase (decarboxylating) subunit CbiE, giving the protein MDKPWLTIIGIGEDGLAGLPDASRSALEQAEIVFGGPRHLSLAGVAAKGRPWPVPFDIAPVLECRGRPVVVLASGDPFHFGAGGSLAEHLEPGEWHGLPAPGVFSLAAARLGWRLEQIACLGLHAAPFARLRPYLGAGCRIIATLRDGAALAALAEWLTALGAGAMRMAVLERLGGAQERVRQARADSFGLTEIEAPVAVALCGADLPRGFGPANAPGRSEAEFAHDGQITKSPIRALTLAALAPRRGALLWDIGGGSGAVSVEWALAGGRACCIEPRADRLTNIRANIDAYGLSGLVKPIHGKAPEALAGLAEPDAVFIGGGASHELFETLWPLLPTAAQLVANAVTLETEALLTELHARHGGSLTRIEISEAAPLGRMRGWQSARPVVQWQVTR; this is encoded by the coding sequence ATGGATAAGCCCTGGTTGACGATCATCGGTATCGGCGAGGATGGCTTGGCCGGGCTGCCGGATGCAAGCCGTTCCGCGCTGGAACAGGCCGAAATCGTCTTTGGCGGTCCCCGGCATCTGTCGCTTGCAGGGGTCGCGGCCAAGGGACGCCCCTGGCCGGTGCCCTTCGACATCGCCCCGGTGCTGGAATGCCGGGGGCGGCCTGTCGTCGTGCTGGCCTCGGGCGATCCGTTCCATTTCGGCGCGGGGGGGAGCCTTGCCGAGCATCTGGAGCCCGGAGAATGGCATGGGCTGCCCGCACCGGGCGTGTTCTCGCTGGCCGCCGCACGGTTGGGATGGCGGCTGGAACAGATCGCCTGTCTTGGCCTGCATGCCGCGCCCTTCGCCCGGCTTCGCCCGTATCTGGGCGCAGGCTGCCGGATCATCGCCACCCTGCGCGATGGCGCGGCCCTCGCGGCTCTGGCGGAATGGCTGACGGCACTGGGCGCAGGGGCGATGCGCATGGCGGTGCTGGAACGGCTTGGCGGCGCGCAAGAGCGTGTGCGGCAGGCCCGCGCAGACAGCTTCGGGCTGACGGAGATCGAGGCCCCGGTCGCCGTCGCCCTCTGCGGTGCCGATCTGCCGCGCGGTTTCGGCCCGGCCAATGCGCCGGGACGGTCCGAGGCGGAATTCGCCCATGACGGCCAGATCACCAAATCGCCCATCCGGGCCCTGACACTGGCCGCGCTGGCCCCTAGGCGCGGCGCGTTGCTGTGGGATATCGGCGGCGGATCGGGCGCGGTCTCGGTCGAATGGGCTCTGGCCGGGGGCCGCGCCTGCTGCATCGAGCCCCGTGCCGACCGGCTGACCAATATCCGTGCGAATATCGATGCTTATGGCCTGTCCGGCCTCGTCAAGCCTATCCATGGCAAGGCCCCCGAGGCGCTGGCCGGTCTGGCCGAACCCGATGCCGTCTTTATCGGCGGCGGCGCAAGCCACGAGCTGTTCGAGACGCTCTGGCCGCTTCTGCCCACAGCCGCCCAGCTGGTCGCCAATGCCGTGACCCTGGAAACCGAAGCGCTGCTGACCGAACTGCATGCCCGCCATGGCGGCAGCCTGACCCGGATCGAGATCTCCGAAGCCGCGCCCCTTGGCCGGATGCGAGGCTGGCAATCCGCGCGTCCGGTGGTGCAATGGCAGGTGACGCGATGA